The region ATGATAAGGGTCGGCAATGCCGTAATGCCGGTTTTCTGCAGATGTGGGTGACGTTTTCGGTCGATAAAGGTGAGATGTACCCTGAGGCTCACGCGCCTCGACCGAGCAAGGGACCCAGGGCGGGGTCCCTTGCAACCCGCGCCTTTGCCCAATCAGACGGTTGGCTACGCCAACGGCTCTCACTTCATCACGCCGCATCACGGCCGGCTACGACAGGCGTCCCTGCCTGTCTCGCCTGAAACCGCCGTCCATGGCGGTTTCGCCTATGCGTTGTTCTTTCGTTCGACGTCTTCAAGGGCGTCCAACACCCTGCTCATCTCATCATGTTCACTGTCTTTCATCACGCAATATCAAACGGAAGGGATAAGTTGCCCGGTGGCAGCCGATTCGGGGGTTGACCTTAGTGCGCATCACCGGCTGCCGTTCATTGTGGCAGCAGAGAAATGCGGGATATTGACGGCAATTCCTTCTGCACGGAGCGTACAGAGATGGGATAAAAAAATGCCAGTCAGGCTTAACTGACTGACATTACGGCATTGCCGGCCCTTATCAGGATCAGAACAGCACTGAGTAGTTCAGACCAAAGGTGCGGCCACGGCCTTTATAGCTGTACAGCTCTGGTGAGCCATAGGTTGGGCTGTAAAGGATCGGCGCGCGCTGGCCCCAGACGGTGGTGTAATTCTTGTCCAGCAGGTTTTCCACGCTGAAGCTGACTTTCCCCACCGGCAAAGCGTAGCTGCCGAGGAAATCGAGGGTGTTGTAACCGTTGATTTTATTCCCGTTGGCATCCGATACGTCGAACGTTTGTTGCGACTGCATGCGAAGATTCCAGTCGCCCGGAGCCCAGTTGACGTAGGCGGTGGCTTTCGACGGGCTGGCGGTGTCGACCGTCAGCTTCTCCCACTTGCCGTCGGTTTTGGTTTCCGATTTGATCAGGTTAAAGGTGGTACCGGTGCTCCATTCGCTGTTGTCGAAGAAGTAATCCACCGCACCTTCCACCCCGTAAATCCGGCGTTTATCCGAATCCAGGTTGATGGTCATGTCGGTTTTGTTGATCGAGATGGTTTTATCCGACAGCGAGTAGTAGGCCGCGACCTGGGTACGCAAGTTGTCGCCGGTATAGCGCCAGCCCAACTCGTAGGAGTTAACCTTGATGCCTTCCAGTTTGGAGTCATTAACGTTGACGCTTTTCTGCAACTGATAATGCCCGTCGACCAGTTTATAGGTGCCCGAACCGTAATACTTCGCCAGATCCGGGATCTCAAAGCCTTGCGAGAAGTTGAACCACGCCTGCTGACGTTCGGTCAGGTGCGCCAGCAAACCGGCGTTGAACAAAACGTTGTTGTAGTCGGTTTTGCCGCCCGGCACCGCATCGGCGGAGTTCGCCAGACCGTTGGCGATCCCTTGTTGCTGCGCATAGCCGACAAAGTCGTCCACCTTGTTCTCGGTGTACTGATAACGTACGCCGCCGCTGAGGGTAAACATCGGATCGATGTCGTAGCTGGCTTGCAGGAACGGCGCCAGGTTGGTGGTGGTATAGCCAGGATAGCGGCCGACGTTATAGGCATTTTCCAGCGTCATACCGCCGGACTGCTGCGCCTTGGCCAGATTGAAGAACTGCTGGTTGGCGTTGAAGCTTTCATGCTCGGCGTCGACGCCGTAAGTCAGTGTCAGCGCGTCAATCGGCTTGCTGTTCAGCGTCAGTTTGCCGCCGTAAAAATCGGTCTTCTGCTGGGAGGCGCCGATGCTGGTGACCTTGCCGCCGGCCAGCGTCGGGAACGGGTAGAAGGTCAGCGACTCGTCGCGATAATAGACCTGCGCCACCAAATCCTGGCCCCAGAAATCGGTGTTGGAATACTGCAGGTTAATCAGGTGGCGTTCGGTGCCCGGTATGCGATCCGAATTCAGATTGCTGCTGTTGGAGGCCTGGCCCGCACCGGTCACGGCAGAGAAATCTTTCCCCAGATACAGACCGTGCTTGCCGTCTGACTCACTGTTGAAATACTGCGTCGTCACCTGCAACTGCTGGTGATCGTCAATGTTAATGGTGCCGGTACCCATCACGTCGATGCGATCGGAGTATTGCAGCCCGGTCTGGGTGTTATCAATCAACACCTCATTGCCCTTGCCGTCGTACCAGCCGCCGTAACGCTGATAGGAGACCGACAGGCGGCCCGACGCGTTGTCGTTGCCGCCGCTGACCGCCGCCGACACATTCTCGTCGTGATCGTTATGGCCGCCGAAACCGGTTTTTCCGCCCACCTGCAGCTCAACCTGTTTCTCTTTTTGCCCTTTCTTGGTGACGATATTGATCAGGCCGCCGGTGCTGCCGCCGCCATACAGCGAGGTAGCGCCGGAAATCA is a window of Serratia plymuthica DNA encoding:
- a CDS encoding TonB-dependent siderophore receptor, which translates into the protein MKRRHLWVLNPCMLAMLAPVAWAEEQKSEDQMVVSASRSHRSVAEMAQTTWVIESQEIEQQVQGGKEIKDILAQLIPGMDVSSQGRTNYGMNMRGRSMMVMIDGVRLNSSRSDSRQLDSIDPFNIEHIEVISGATSLYGGGSTGGLINIVTKKGQKEKQVELQVGGKTGFGGHNDHDENVSAAVSGGNDNASGRLSVSYQRYGGWYDGKGNEVLIDNTQTGLQYSDRIDVMGTGTINIDDHQQLQVTTQYFNSESDGKHGLYLGKDFSAVTGAGQASNSSNLNSDRIPGTERHLINLQYSNTDFWGQDLVAQVYYRDESLTFYPFPTLAGGKVTSIGASQQKTDFYGGKLTLNSKPIDALTLTYGVDAEHESFNANQQFFNLAKAQQSGGMTLENAYNVGRYPGYTTTNLAPFLQASYDIDPMFTLSGGVRYQYTENKVDDFVGYAQQQGIANGLANSADAVPGGKTDYNNVLFNAGLLAHLTERQQAWFNFSQGFEIPDLAKYYGSGTYKLVDGHYQLQKSVNVNDSKLEGIKVNSYELGWRYTGDNLRTQVAAYYSLSDKTISINKTDMTINLDSDKRRIYGVEGAVDYFFDNSEWSTGTTFNLIKSETKTDGKWEKLTVDTASPSKATAYVNWAPGDWNLRMQSQQTFDVSDANGNKINGYNTLDFLGSYALPVGKVSFSVENLLDKNYTTVWGQRAPILYSPTYGSPELYSYKGRGRTFGLNYSVLF